The following are from one region of the Sphingomonas oryzagri genome:
- the hemB gene encoding porphobilinogen synthase, producing the protein MTASFPALRLRRTRVAPWSRRMVAEHVLTPADLIWPLFIADGVGVEEPIKTLPGVSRWSIDNIAKRAKEAQALGIPCIALFPNTPQHLRTPDGREALNPDNLICRAVKAIKDAAPDVGVLTDVALDPYTEHGHDGLVDEAGYVLNDETMALLVEQAVVQADAGADIIAPSDMMDGRVAGIRAALEDKGHRNVQIMAYAAKYASAFYGPFRDAVGSRGRLKGDKRGYQMDHANAEEALREVAMDLAEGADTVMVKPGLPYLDIIRRVKERFEVPVFAYQVSGEYAMIEAAVAADMGDRDALVLETLLAFKRAGCSGVLTYHAAHAARLLGA; encoded by the coding sequence ATGACCGCTTCCTTCCCCGCGCTCCGCCTGCGCCGCACCCGCGTCGCCCCCTGGTCCCGCCGCATGGTCGCCGAGCATGTGCTGACCCCGGCCGACCTGATCTGGCCGCTGTTCATTGCGGACGGCGTGGGTGTCGAGGAGCCGATCAAGACGCTCCCCGGCGTGTCGCGCTGGTCGATCGACAATATCGCGAAGCGCGCGAAGGAAGCCCAGGCGCTGGGCATCCCGTGCATCGCGCTCTTCCCCAACACGCCGCAGCATCTGCGCACGCCGGACGGGCGCGAGGCGCTCAATCCGGACAATCTGATCTGCCGCGCGGTGAAGGCGATCAAGGATGCCGCGCCCGATGTCGGCGTGCTGACCGACGTCGCGCTCGATCCCTATACCGAGCATGGCCATGACGGGCTCGTCGACGAGGCGGGCTACGTCCTCAACGACGAGACGATGGCGCTGCTGGTCGAGCAGGCGGTGGTGCAGGCTGACGCCGGCGCCGACATCATCGCACCCTCCGACATGATGGACGGTCGCGTCGCCGGGATACGTGCCGCGCTGGAGGACAAGGGCCACCGCAACGTGCAGATCATGGCCTATGCCGCGAAGTACGCCTCCGCCTTCTACGGCCCGTTCCGCGATGCGGTCGGATCGCGCGGCCGGCTGAAGGGCGATAAACGCGGCTACCAGATGGACCACGCCAATGCCGAAGAGGCGCTGCGCGAGGTCGCGATGGATCTCGCCGAGGGCGCCGACACGGTGATGGTAAAGCCGGGCCTGCCCTATCTCGACATCATTCGCCGTGTGAAGGAGCGGTTCGAAGTCCCTGTCTTCGCGTATCAAGTCTCCGGCGAATATGCGATGATCGAGGCTGCCGTCGCGGCCGACATGGGCGACCGCGACGCGCTGGTGCTGGAAACCTTGCTGGCGTTCAAGCGGGCGGGCTGCTCGGGCGTGCTGACCTATCATGCGGCGCACGCTGCAAGGCTGCTGGGCGCATGA
- a CDS encoding TolC family outer membrane protein, translating to MRRVGVKAGAALTALAMGLALPQAVGATTLTDALVAAYKGNPTLTGTRAQLRSTDEQAAIARAGGRPTLGASVGLTQGVDNYRKFSSFNQQLTAGAQLSVPLYQGGRVRNAVKAADARVDSGRQSLRSTEGQVLVDTVTAYMDVLRDRAIVGLNENNVKVLQTNLEATSDQFQAGTLTRTDVAQSQARLEDGRAQLASARATLTNSEENYRRVVGVSADTLEQPPALPVLPTGPDQAEDTAIDNNPDIAAAAAAVKAAHFDVQTARASRMPTITAQANNNYARYTQGASNIYTSGAAQLQGDSTSVGVSLNVPLYQGGLPSAQIRQAQDLEQVAMEQQTATERLVVANARAAFSSYVATQEVIKSSEEALKANTLALEGVQAEQSAGLRQVLDVLNAEQEKLSSQVTLVSAQHDSYVAGFTLLNAMGLVNYQHLGLEGGALYDPTVNYRRAKHALSDWEENPRPQPIAKPVYGPQMVSENPPVTGQAN from the coding sequence ATGCGGCGTGTGGGTGTAAAGGCGGGTGCGGCGTTGACGGCGCTCGCCATGGGGCTGGCACTGCCGCAGGCGGTGGGCGCGACGACGCTCACCGATGCACTGGTCGCGGCTTACAAGGGCAACCCCACGCTCACGGGCACGCGCGCGCAGCTGCGCTCGACCGACGAACAGGCCGCGATCGCCCGTGCGGGTGGACGGCCGACGCTGGGCGCCAGCGTCGGCCTCACCCAGGGCGTCGACAATTATCGCAAATTCTCGAGCTTCAACCAGCAGCTTACGGCCGGCGCACAGCTCAGCGTGCCGCTCTATCAGGGCGGCCGGGTGCGCAACGCGGTGAAGGCGGCGGACGCGCGCGTCGATTCGGGGCGCCAGTCGCTGCGCTCGACCGAAGGGCAGGTGCTGGTCGATACCGTCACCGCCTATATGGACGTGCTGCGCGATCGCGCGATCGTGGGGCTCAACGAGAATAACGTGAAGGTCCTCCAGACCAATCTGGAGGCGACCAGCGATCAGTTCCAGGCCGGCACGCTGACCCGCACCGACGTCGCGCAGAGCCAGGCGCGGCTGGAGGACGGGCGCGCGCAGCTCGCTTCCGCGCGCGCCACGCTGACGAACAGTGAGGAGAATTACCGCCGCGTCGTCGGCGTTTCGGCCGACACGCTGGAACAGCCGCCGGCGCTCCCGGTGTTGCCGACCGGCCCCGATCAGGCGGAGGACACCGCCATCGACAACAATCCGGACATCGCCGCCGCCGCCGCCGCGGTGAAGGCCGCGCATTTCGATGTGCAGACCGCGCGCGCCAGCCGGATGCCGACGATCACCGCGCAGGCGAACAACAATTACGCCCGCTACACGCAGGGCGCGTCCAACATCTACACGAGCGGCGCGGCGCAGTTGCAGGGCGATTCGACCTCGGTCGGCGTGTCGTTGAACGTGCCGCTCTATCAGGGCGGCCTGCCCTCGGCGCAGATCCGGCAGGCGCAGGATCTCGAACAGGTGGCGATGGAGCAGCAGACCGCGACCGAGCGCCTTGTGGTCGCCAACGCGCGCGCCGCTTTCTCCAGCTACGTGGCGACGCAGGAGGTGATCAAGTCGAGCGAGGAGGCCCTGAAGGCCAACACGCTGGCGCTGGAGGGCGTCCAGGCCGAGCAGAGCGCCGGTCTGCGGCAGGTGCTCGACGTGCTGAACGCCGAGCAGGAAAAGCTCAGCAGCCAGGTGACGCTGGTGAGCGCCCAGCATGATTCCTACGTCGCGGGCTTCACCCTGCTCAACGCCATGGGGCTGGTGAACTACCAGCATCTCGGCCTGGAGGGCGGGGCGCTCTACGATCCCACCGTCAATTATCGCCGCGCCAAGCACGCGCTCAGCGACTGGGAGGAAAATCCCCGGCCGCAGCCCATCGCCAAGCCGGTCTACGGTCCGCAGATGGTGTCCGAAAATCCCCCCGTGACAGGGCAAGCGAACTAG
- the fdhD gene encoding formate dehydrogenase accessory sulfurtransferase FdhD, with protein sequence MIVSATPASFHRITPDGAIRSIERALAVEMPVAIEIDGIGYAVMMATPDALDDFALGFCLSERLVDRAEQLLAVEPHEAERGVLLRLALAAEVRGRVMDRVRHRISESSCGLCGIENLEQALRPLPGIVAANVPIPTESMFAALDAVRAEQPLGRETGAVHAAAFCGPDGAIRLIREDVGRHNAFDKLAGAMARAGEDWRQGFALTTARLSYELVEKAALAGCHTLVAISAPTSLAIERAKEAGIRVVALARPDAMLEAAASSD encoded by the coding sequence ATGATCGTTTCGGCCACGCCCGCATCCTTCCATCGCATCACGCCCGACGGCGCAATCCGTTCCATCGAAAGAGCGCTGGCGGTCGAGATGCCGGTGGCGATCGAGATAGATGGCATCGGCTATGCGGTGATGATGGCGACGCCGGATGCGCTGGACGATTTCGCGCTCGGCTTCTGTCTGTCCGAACGCCTCGTCGATCGCGCGGAGCAATTGCTGGCGGTCGAGCCGCACGAGGCGGAACGTGGCGTGCTGCTGCGGCTCGCGCTGGCGGCGGAGGTGCGCGGCCGGGTGATGGATCGGGTGCGGCATCGCATCTCCGAATCGTCCTGCGGTCTGTGCGGGATCGAAAATCTGGAGCAGGCGCTCCGGCCGCTGCCGGGCATCGTGGCCGCGAACGTTCCGATCCCGACCGAGTCGATGTTCGCGGCGCTCGACGCGGTGCGGGCCGAGCAGCCGCTGGGGCGCGAGACGGGCGCGGTCCATGCCGCCGCCTTCTGCGGGCCGGACGGCGCGATCCGGCTGATCCGCGAGGATGTCGGCCGCCACAATGCCTTCGACAAGCTGGCTGGCGCAATGGCGCGGGCAGGGGAGGATTGGCGGCAAGGCTTCGCGCTCACCACTGCTCGTCTCTCCTACGAACTGGTCGAGAAGGCGGCGCTGGCCGGGTGCCACACCCTCGTCGCCATCTCGGCGCCGACCAGCCTCGCGATCGAGCGGGCGAAGGAAGCCGGCATCCGCGTCGTCGCGCTCGCACGGCCCGATGCGATGCTGGAAGCCGCGGCGTCGAGCGACTAG
- a CDS encoding secondary thiamine-phosphate synthase enzyme YjbQ, which produces MRQASGTLVIDTHGQGLVEFTDAVLEWVGDAGVSEGLLTLFCRHTSASLLIQENAAPEVRADIQDYFATIAPEDPNRYRHDDEGPDDMPAHLRTALTSVQLSIPVRDARPVLGTWQGIYLFEHRHRPHQREVAAHLIGA; this is translated from the coding sequence GTGAGGCAGGCCTCGGGCACGCTCGTCATCGACACGCATGGACAGGGCCTCGTCGAATTTACCGACGCGGTGCTGGAATGGGTGGGCGATGCGGGCGTGTCCGAGGGGCTGCTGACGCTCTTCTGCCGTCACACCTCGGCGTCGCTGCTCATACAGGAGAATGCGGCGCCCGAGGTGCGGGCGGACATTCAGGATTACTTCGCGACCATCGCGCCCGAAGACCCGAACCGCTATCGCCACGATGACGAGGGGCCAGACGACATGCCGGCCCATCTACGCACCGCTTTGACGTCGGTGCAGCTGTCGATCCCCGTCCGTGACGCGCGACCGGTGCTGGGAACGTGGCAGGGAATCTACCTGTTCGAACACCGCCACAGGCCTCATCAGCGCGAGGTGGCGGCGCATCTGATCGGGGCGTGA
- a CDS encoding diacylglycerol/lipid kinase family protein, giving the protein MDQVRDAGPTYALPRTAALLVNAKSRKGRKLFKEACRLLQAAGVELSMAEAIRKPSTMPDRVKEAIASGAPMVIVGGGDGSISCSVDHVVGSDTIFAVLPLGTANSFARTLGIPLDLPGAVEVIAKGSARRIDLGMIDDDYFANCATLGIAPQIAQTVPHGLKAWLGRPGYLLWAARQLWKFKAFRLTVDTGSAVETMDAVEVRIANGPYHGGVELVDEAAVDSGRIVVQVVMGETRGHLIRSWLLSVLRHRERRKTTREYEGQAIRLSTEKPMPISIDGEVLAKTPVTARIARRAIRVAAPSPAG; this is encoded by the coding sequence ATGGATCAGGTTCGCGACGCCGGGCCGACCTATGCCCTGCCGCGCACCGCCGCGTTGCTGGTCAACGCCAAGTCGCGCAAGGGGCGGAAGCTGTTCAAGGAGGCGTGTCGGCTGCTGCAGGCGGCCGGTGTCGAACTCAGCATGGCGGAGGCGATCCGCAAGCCCTCCACCATGCCCGATCGCGTGAAGGAGGCTATCGCATCCGGCGCGCCGATGGTGATCGTCGGCGGTGGCGACGGGTCGATCTCCTGCTCGGTCGATCATGTTGTAGGCAGCGACACGATCTTCGCGGTGCTGCCGCTCGGCACGGCCAACAGTTTCGCACGCACGCTCGGCATCCCGCTCGATCTGCCGGGCGCCGTGGAGGTGATCGCAAAGGGTTCCGCCAGGCGCATCGATCTCGGCATGATCGACGACGATTATTTCGCCAATTGCGCGACTTTGGGCATCGCGCCGCAGATTGCGCAGACGGTGCCGCACGGGTTGAAGGCCTGGCTGGGGCGACCGGGCTATCTGCTATGGGCGGCGCGACAGCTCTGGAAGTTCAAGGCGTTCCGGCTGACCGTGGATACCGGATCGGCGGTCGAGACGATGGATGCCGTCGAGGTGCGGATCGCCAACGGCCCCTATCATGGCGGGGTCGAACTGGTCGACGAGGCGGCGGTCGATTCGGGGCGGATCGTCGTGCAGGTGGTGATGGGCGAGACGCGCGGCCACCTGATCCGGAGTTGGCTGCTCTCCGTCCTCCGCCATCGCGAGCGCAGGAAGACCACGCGCGAATATGAAGGCCAGGCGATCCGGCTGTCGACCGAGAAGCCGATGCCGATCTCGATCGATGGCGAGGTACTGGCGAAGACGCCGGTGACCGCCCGGATCGCGCGACGCGCGATCAGGGTTGCGGCGCCGTCTCCCGCGGGCTGA
- a CDS encoding GNAT family N-acetyltransferase: MIETERLILRGWRDEDHAPFAAMGRSAAVMEHLGDPMDDDQVAAAIARTRGFQASHGYTFWAIERRADGAFLGFCGLKPGTVGPIKGEVEIGWRLREDAWGQGYAREAAQASLDWGWANLDTPKIMAITTPANTASWGLMIRLGMTRRPDLDFGHPQFQPGDRLYEHITYEIARP, from the coding sequence ATGATCGAGACCGAGCGGCTGATCCTGCGCGGCTGGCGCGACGAGGACCATGCGCCGTTCGCGGCGATGGGGCGCTCGGCCGCGGTCATGGAGCATCTCGGCGATCCGATGGACGACGATCAGGTTGCCGCCGCGATCGCGCGCACCCGCGGCTTTCAGGCGTCGCACGGATATACCTTCTGGGCGATCGAGCGGCGCGCGGACGGAGCCTTCCTCGGCTTCTGCGGTCTGAAGCCCGGCACTGTCGGCCCGATCAAGGGAGAGGTGGAGATCGGCTGGCGCCTACGCGAGGATGCGTGGGGGCAGGGCTATGCCCGCGAGGCGGCGCAGGCGAGCCTCGACTGGGGTTGGGCGAACCTCGATACGCCGAAGATCATGGCGATCACCACACCTGCCAACACGGCGAGCTGGGGCCTGATGATCCGGCTTGGCATGACGCGCCGGCCCGACCTCGATTTCGGCCACCCGCAGTTCCAGCCGGGCGACAGGCTGTACGAGCACATCACCTACGAGATCGCGCGGCCTTAG
- a CDS encoding valine--tRNA ligase, translating to MTELPKTFDPAAIESRWYSHWEEGGLFRPARPDAEPFTIVIPPPNVTGSLHIGHALDNTLQDILVRHARLQGKDALWVVGTDHAGIATQMVVERQMNAKGEKRTDYSREQFVDKVWEWKAESGGTITRQLRRLGASCDWANERFTMDEGFSRAVIHVFVKLYEQGLLYRDKRLVNWDPGLKTAISDLEVETKDVAGKFWHLRYPLEDGSGFIAVATTRPETMLADMAVAVHPTDERYTALIGKKVRLPITGRLIPIVADEHADPELGSGAVKITPGHDFNDFEVGRRVGIAPADMLNMLDAEAKIVQCGGVPEDWIGLDRFEVRRLVVDRLKADGVLVPHVDKEGVEHDAEPRTIATPFGDRSGEIIEPWLTDQWYVDAKTLAAGPIEAVRDGRIKVVPETWSKTWFNWLENIQPWCVSRQLWWGHRIPAWYDEDGNVYVAASEAEAKDKAGPRRSLTRDEDVLDTWFSSALWPFGTLGWPDVDPRELKRYPNDILISGFDILFFWDARMAMQGMHFLQDVPFRTLYLHGLVRDATGAKMSKSKGNTVDPLGLIDRYGADALRFTLAAMESQGRDIKLNENRVEGYRNFATKLWNAARFLQANGVGPSASLEAPSAEAPVNRWIIAETIRTVQALDLALADLRFDEAANTIYQFVWSRFCDWYIELTKGQVDEETKLVAGWAFDQILVMLHPFMPFITEELWHSGGRTSDLITARWPEADAKSLDPEAAKEIDWLIRLVSEIRAARAELNVPPGARLPLHVREAGDVTTSRIARQQPVIARLARVDSVEGDAPAGAAAQIVVDEATFVLPLEGVIDIEAERTRLAKGKAAAEKERDGLAGRLNNPSFVERAKPEAVEKARADHAEKAAEAERLGAALARLG from the coding sequence ATGACCGAACTGCCCAAAACCTTCGACCCCGCCGCGATCGAATCCCGCTGGTACAGCCATTGGGAGGAGGGCGGCCTGTTCCGCCCCGCGCGGCCCGACGCTGAGCCGTTCACCATTGTCATCCCGCCGCCTAACGTGACGGGATCGCTGCACATCGGCCACGCGCTCGACAACACGCTGCAGGACATCCTCGTCCGCCACGCGCGTCTGCAGGGTAAGGACGCGCTCTGGGTGGTCGGCACCGATCATGCCGGCATCGCGACCCAGATGGTCGTCGAGCGCCAGATGAACGCGAAAGGCGAGAAGCGCACCGATTATTCGCGCGAGCAGTTCGTCGACAAGGTGTGGGAATGGAAGGCCGAGAGCGGCGGCACCATCACCCGCCAGCTCCGTCGGCTGGGCGCGTCGTGCGACTGGGCGAACGAGCGCTTCACCATGGACGAGGGCTTCTCGAGGGCCGTCATCCACGTCTTCGTGAAGTTGTACGAACAGGGCCTGCTCTATCGCGACAAGCGCCTGGTCAACTGGGATCCGGGCCTCAAGACCGCCATCTCCGATCTCGAGGTCGAGACGAAGGACGTCGCCGGCAAGTTCTGGCACCTGCGCTATCCGCTCGAGGACGGCTCGGGCTTCATCGCGGTCGCCACCACGCGGCCCGAGACGATGCTCGCCGACATGGCCGTCGCCGTCCATCCGACCGACGAGCGCTACACCGCTTTGATCGGGAAGAAGGTGCGGCTGCCGATCACCGGTCGCCTGATCCCGATCGTGGCCGACGAGCATGCCGATCCGGAACTGGGATCGGGCGCGGTGAAGATCACGCCGGGCCACGACTTCAACGATTTCGAGGTCGGCCGCCGCGTCGGCATCGCGCCAGCCGACATGCTCAACATGCTCGATGCCGAGGCGAAGATCGTCCAGTGCGGCGGCGTGCCGGAGGATTGGATCGGCCTCGATCGCTTCGAGGTGCGGCGGCTGGTGGTCGATCGGCTCAAGGCGGACGGCGTGCTCGTGCCGCATGTCGACAAGGAGGGCGTCGAGCATGACGCCGAGCCGCGCACCATCGCGACGCCGTTTGGCGACCGTTCGGGCGAGATCATCGAGCCTTGGCTGACCGATCAATGGTATGTCGACGCCAAGACGCTCGCCGCCGGCCCGATCGAGGCGGTGCGCGACGGGCGTATCAAGGTCGTGCCCGAGACGTGGAGCAAGACCTGGTTCAACTGGTTGGAGAATATCCAGCCCTGGTGCGTCTCGCGCCAGCTCTGGTGGGGCCACCGCATCCCGGCCTGGTATGACGAGGACGGCAACGTCTATGTCGCCGCGTCCGAGGCGGAGGCCAAGGACAAGGCCGGCCCGCGCCGTTCGCTGACCCGCGACGAGGACGTGCTCGATACCTGGTTCTCCTCCGCGCTGTGGCCGTTCGGCACGCTCGGCTGGCCCGACGTCGATCCGCGCGAACTGAAGCGCTACCCGAACGACATCCTCATCTCCGGCTTCGACATCCTGTTCTTCTGGGATGCGCGCATGGCGATGCAGGGCATGCATTTCCTGCAGGACGTGCCGTTCAGGACGCTCTACCTGCACGGCCTCGTCCGCGACGCGACCGGCGCCAAGATGTCCAAGTCGAAGGGCAATACGGTTGATCCGCTGGGCCTGATCGATCGTTACGGCGCCGATGCGCTGCGCTTCACGCTGGCCGCGATGGAGAGCCAGGGCCGCGACATCAAGCTCAACGAGAACCGCGTCGAGGGCTATCGCAACTTCGCCACCAAGCTGTGGAACGCGGCGCGCTTCCTGCAGGCGAACGGTGTCGGGCCGTCCGCCTCGCTGGAGGCTCCGTCGGCGGAGGCCCCGGTCAATCGCTGGATCATCGCCGAGACCATCCGCACCGTGCAGGCGCTGGACCTCGCACTCGCCGACCTGCGCTTCGACGAGGCGGCCAACACCATCTACCAGTTCGTCTGGTCGCGCTTCTGCGACTGGTACATCGAGCTGACCAAGGGGCAGGTGGACGAGGAGACGAAGCTCGTCGCCGGCTGGGCGTTCGACCAGATCCTCGTGATGCTCCACCCGTTCATGCCGTTCATCACCGAGGAACTGTGGCATTCCGGCGGCCGCACCAGCGACCTCATCACGGCGCGCTGGCCCGAAGCGGACGCAAAGTCGCTCGATCCGGAGGCTGCGAAGGAGATCGACTGGCTGATCCGTCTGGTGAGCGAGATCCGCGCGGCGCGGGCCGAACTCAACGTGCCGCCGGGTGCGCGCCTGCCGCTGCATGTCCGCGAGGCGGGTGACGTCACGACGTCGCGAATCGCGCGCCAGCAGCCGGTGATCGCCCGCCTCGCCCGCGTCGACAGCGTGGAAGGCGACGCGCCGGCCGGTGCCGCCGCGCAGATCGTCGTGGACGAGGCGACCTTCGTCCTGCCGCTCGAAGGCGTGATCGACATCGAGGCCGAGCGCACCCGTCTCGCCAAGGGCAAGGCGGCAGCGGAGAAGGAGCGCGACGGGCTTGCCGGGCGCCTCAACAACCCGAGCTTCGTCGAGCGCGCCAAGCCGGAAGCGGTCGAAAAGGCGCGTGCCGACCATGCCGAAAAGGCGGCGGAAGCCGAGCGGCTCGGCGCGGCACTGGCGCGGCTGGGGTGA
- a CDS encoding MATE family efflux transporter → MADQNAPRPASPRAQGGRDLTTGPIARTLVLFALPTLGTNILQSLNGSVNSIWVGRFLGESALAATSNANLVMFLMLAAVFGFGIAATILVGQNMGRRDIEAARRVMGTAVGSFAILSLLVSVIGYLASPAILHLLATPPDAARLAEAYLRVIFIAMPAAFLMTVITMGMRGTGDSVTPFIIMILNVVLDSGLNPVFIRGLFGAPQMGIAGSATATAIASYVSLVVLIAMIYGRDLTVRLRGSELRWLLPDPALLKVIVAKGIPMGLQMFVISFAGLTLMGLVNHAGTDVVAAYGVTLQLWTYIQMPALAVGAAVSAMAAQNVGAGLWPRVDAVTRSAIVINLVITAALILLVTLVDRAMLALFLGQSSPALPIARHIHLVASWSFLMFGVTMVIFGTVRSTGAVVAPLVILAIAMFPVRLGAVFALRPFIGIEALWWTMPISSLASMLMALGYYRAGTWRKVHMRTVSPRETAPQP, encoded by the coding sequence ATGGCTGACCAGAACGCACCAAGGCCGGCTTCCCCGCGCGCTCAGGGCGGACGGGATCTCACCACCGGGCCGATCGCGCGCACGCTCGTGCTGTTCGCGCTGCCGACGCTCGGTACCAATATCCTTCAGTCGCTGAACGGATCGGTCAATTCGATCTGGGTCGGGCGTTTCCTGGGCGAGAGCGCGCTGGCGGCGACCTCCAACGCCAATCTGGTGATGTTCCTGATGCTGGCGGCCGTGTTCGGCTTCGGCATCGCCGCGACCATCCTCGTCGGCCAGAATATGGGCCGGCGCGACATTGAGGCAGCCCGGCGCGTGATGGGTACGGCGGTGGGCAGCTTCGCGATCCTGTCCCTGCTGGTTTCGGTGATCGGCTATCTGGCCTCCCCGGCGATCCTCCATCTGCTCGCCACCCCACCGGACGCGGCGCGGCTGGCCGAGGCCTATCTGCGCGTGATCTTCATCGCGATGCCGGCTGCTTTCCTGATGACGGTCATCACCATGGGGATGCGCGGCACCGGCGATTCGGTGACGCCGTTCATCATCATGATCCTCAACGTGGTGCTCGACAGCGGGCTGAACCCCGTCTTCATCCGGGGCCTGTTCGGCGCGCCCCAGATGGGCATTGCCGGCTCCGCGACCGCGACGGCGATCGCCTCCTACGTCAGCCTCGTGGTGCTGATCGCGATGATCTACGGGCGCGATCTCACGGTGCGCCTGCGGGGGAGTGAACTGCGCTGGCTGCTGCCCGATCCGGCGCTGCTGAAGGTGATCGTCGCCAAGGGCATCCCGATGGGCCTGCAGATGTTCGTCATCTCCTTCGCGGGGCTGACGCTGATGGGGCTGGTCAACCATGCGGGCACGGACGTGGTCGCGGCCTATGGCGTGACGCTGCAGCTGTGGACCTACATTCAGATGCCGGCGCTGGCGGTCGGCGCGGCCGTCTCGGCGATGGCGGCGCAGAATGTCGGCGCGGGGCTCTGGCCGCGCGTCGATGCGGTGACGCGCTCGGCAATCGTGATCAACCTCGTGATTACCGCCGCGCTGATCCTGCTGGTGACGTTGGTCGACCGGGCGATGCTGGCGCTGTTCCTCGGGCAATCCAGCCCGGCGCTGCCGATCGCGCGGCACATCCATCTGGTCGCGAGCTGGTCGTTCCTGATGTTCGGCGTAACGATGGTGATCTTCGGTACCGTGCGATCGACCGGCGCGGTGGTCGCGCCGCTGGTGATCCTGGCGATCGCGATGTTCCCGGTGCGCCTGGGCGCGGTGTTCGCGCTCAGGCCGTTCATCGGGATCGAGGCCCTGTGGTGGACGATGCCGATCAGCTCGCTCGCCTCGATGCTGATGGCGCTCGGCTATTACCGGGCGGGCACCTGGCGGAAGGTCCACATGCGGACGGTCAGCCCGCGGGAGACGGCGCCGCAACCCTGA
- a CDS encoding DUF2497 domain-containing protein gives MAAMAQPNQEPSMEDILASIKRIIAEDSEAVGVRPAKLRREAMAAVASSPIVTSVHEAEPVEQDSVEEPEAEVVEPTAEAEPEAVAETAETPDVLELTSPMSEATATTEAPQPSTTGAFASAASLDGLLSSTSAEASRSAFAALTQLQVRSEEGKSNTLEGLVSDLLRPMLKEWLDRELPGIVERLVAVEVKRLAGS, from the coding sequence ATGGCCGCCATGGCCCAGCCCAACCAGGAACCGTCGATGGAGGACATCCTTGCCTCCATCAAGCGCATCATCGCCGAGGACAGCGAGGCGGTAGGCGTGCGCCCGGCCAAGCTGCGCCGGGAGGCGATGGCCGCCGTCGCGTCCAGCCCGATCGTGACGTCCGTTCACGAGGCGGAGCCTGTCGAGCAAGACAGCGTTGAGGAGCCGGAAGCCGAGGTCGTGGAACCGACCGCGGAGGCCGAACCCGAAGCCGTCGCCGAGACGGCCGAAACCCCCGATGTTCTGGAGCTGACCAGCCCGATGTCCGAAGCCACCGCCACCACCGAAGCGCCCCAGCCGTCGACCACGGGCGCCTTCGCCTCTGCCGCGTCGCTGGACGGGCTGCTCTCCTCCACGTCGGCCGAAGCCAGCCGCAGTGCGTTCGCCGCGCTGACGCAGCTTCAGGTGCGCAGCGAGGAGGGCAAGTCCAACACGCTCGAAGGCCTGGTGTCGGATCTGCTCCGGCCGATGCTGAAGGAATGGCTCGACCGCGAGCTGCCCGGCATCGTCGAGCGGCTGGTCGCCGTGGAAGTAAAGCGGCTCGCCGGTAGCTGA
- a CDS encoding GNAT family acetyltransferase — protein sequence MIARLREDEIPAAIALWHAAGLVSLPNDPDADARAALDCATGTILAAHDEAGALTGTVMAGYDGHRGWLYYLASDPARRGEGIGVALVAAAEQWLAEQGARVIRLMVRASNEQVATFYDAQGYERGDFLVFGKRL from the coding sequence GTGATCGCCCGGCTTCGCGAGGACGAAATCCCCGCCGCCATCGCGCTCTGGCACGCGGCGGGGTTGGTCTCGCTGCCGAACGATCCGGATGCCGATGCCCGCGCCGCGCTCGATTGCGCGACCGGCACGATCCTCGCCGCGCATGACGAGGCCGGCGCGCTCACCGGCACCGTCATGGCGGGCTATGACGGCCATCGCGGCTGGCTCTACTACCTCGCTTCCGATCCCGCCCGTCGCGGCGAAGGGATCGGCGTCGCGCTGGTGGCGGCGGCCGAACAATGGCTGGCGGAACAGGGCGCGCGCGTCATCCGCCTGATGGTCCGCGCCAGCAACGAGCAGGTCGCCACTTTCTATGACGCGCAGGGCTATGAACGCGGGGACTTCCTCGTCTTTGGCAAGCGCCTCTGA